A single genomic interval of Streptomyces sp. 1222.5 harbors:
- a CDS encoding SpoIIE family protein phosphatase, producing MSEIPAKATESEDPSDGARQQAADAAAPGDAMWQSSPPGSIYDYIKVASFSIGPGGLVDQWSLRAEQLLGIPAERAVGMDPIEAFIDSDLRDRGQRKMAEILDGREWTGVVPFRASGTVDGGRGEDGLAEVYVMPTRTAEGDKAAVCIVVDVRTLRSIETDLAASQAIFGQSPFGFLLIDADLRVRRANERFASIFGGTPDDHRGKGVHDYLPRGEAERVSATLRRVLESGESITDMHVTGFVPGSEERRHWSVNLYRVHSGSGRPIGIAWLGTDITARRAAAREAAAARRNLALLNEAGARIGNSLDLETTARELLDVVVPGFCDLATVDLYQGLLAGDEAPPGLADGSAELRRVAFASAVADAPLSGSGDSVEIGAVHHFPFNSPYADALRTARPQAVPAEEGGLVQSTLAVPMVAHDTVVGLARFARTKGSEPFGDRDRDLAVELAARAAVCIDNARLYRREHERALILQRSLLPPGDPEASGLDIACRYLPGNAATEVGGDWFDVIELPGHRTALVVGDVMGRGLRAAVAMGELRTAVRTLALLDLEPAEVLSALDEIARGLGTPGGVQQATRTARQPRDADLSEVYLATCVYAVYDSVTRRCTFANAGHLPPVLVEPGEAALMLDVPPGMPLGVGGEPFEEVEVELPEGALLALYTDGLVESRDHPLDEGLQAFVGALTDPSRPLEDVCDHVLNTLDTHHGEDDIALLMARVQGLPAESVGDWTLPREPRSVGRAREYARGQLLSWDLEPLVDTAELLVSELVTNALRYGEGEIRLRLLLDRTLVCEVWDSGLVQPRRRRARDTDEGGRGLQLVGLLSAAWGSRRTPRGKTVWFELPLPGGETGLTDPAEALLSLF from the coding sequence GTGAGCGAGATACCAGCGAAGGCCACGGAGTCCGAGGACCCGTCGGACGGCGCGAGGCAGCAGGCCGCGGATGCCGCGGCACCCGGCGACGCCATGTGGCAGAGCAGTCCGCCCGGTTCGATCTACGACTACATCAAGGTCGCGTCCTTCTCCATCGGTCCCGGCGGTCTGGTCGACCAGTGGAGCCTGCGCGCCGAGCAATTGCTCGGCATCCCCGCCGAACGCGCCGTGGGCATGGACCCCATAGAGGCGTTCATCGACTCCGATCTGCGCGACCGCGGTCAGCGCAAGATGGCCGAAATCCTCGACGGGCGGGAGTGGACCGGGGTCGTACCCTTCCGGGCGTCGGGCACGGTGGACGGCGGCCGTGGCGAGGACGGCCTCGCCGAGGTCTACGTGATGCCCACCCGGACCGCCGAGGGCGACAAGGCCGCCGTCTGCATCGTCGTGGACGTGCGCACCCTGCGCAGCATCGAGACCGACCTCGCCGCCTCGCAGGCGATATTCGGTCAATCCCCCTTCGGATTCCTGCTGATCGACGCCGACCTTCGGGTCCGGCGGGCGAACGAACGGTTCGCCTCCATCTTCGGCGGGACCCCGGACGACCATCGCGGCAAGGGAGTTCACGACTATCTCCCGCGCGGTGAGGCCGAGCGGGTCTCGGCCACCCTGCGGCGGGTGCTGGAGAGCGGCGAGTCCATCACCGACATGCACGTCACCGGGTTCGTCCCAGGATCCGAGGAGCGCCGGCACTGGTCGGTCAACCTCTACCGCGTGCACAGCGGCAGCGGCCGGCCCATCGGCATCGCCTGGCTGGGCACCGACATCACCGCCCGCCGCGCCGCCGCCCGTGAGGCGGCCGCCGCCCGCCGCAACCTCGCCCTGCTCAACGAGGCCGGCGCCCGCATAGGCAACTCCCTGGACCTGGAGACCACGGCCCGCGAACTCCTCGACGTGGTCGTCCCCGGCTTCTGCGACCTCGCCACCGTCGACCTCTACCAGGGACTGCTGGCCGGCGACGAGGCCCCGCCGGGGCTCGCCGACGGCAGCGCCGAACTGCGCCGCGTCGCCTTCGCCAGCGCCGTCGCCGACGCGCCCCTCAGCGGCTCCGGCGACTCCGTCGAGATCGGCGCGGTCCACCACTTCCCCTTCAACTCGCCCTACGCCGACGCTCTGCGCACCGCCCGGCCGCAGGCCGTGCCGGCCGAGGAGGGCGGCCTCGTGCAGTCCACGCTGGCCGTGCCGATGGTCGCCCACGACACGGTCGTCGGACTCGCCCGGTTCGCGCGGACCAAGGGCAGCGAGCCCTTCGGCGACCGCGACCGGGACCTCGCGGTGGAGCTGGCCGCGCGCGCCGCGGTCTGCATCGACAACGCCCGGCTGTACCGCCGCGAGCACGAACGCGCGTTGATACTGCAACGGTCCCTGCTCCCGCCCGGTGACCCGGAGGCCTCCGGACTGGACATCGCCTGCCGCTACCTGCCCGGCAACGCGGCCACGGAGGTCGGCGGCGACTGGTTCGACGTGATCGAACTGCCCGGGCACCGCACCGCGTTGGTGGTGGGCGACGTGATGGGCCGGGGCCTGCGGGCGGCCGTCGCGATGGGCGAGCTGCGCACGGCGGTCCGCACGCTGGCCCTGCTGGACCTGGAACCGGCCGAGGTGCTGTCGGCGCTGGACGAGATCGCGCGGGGGCTCGGCACCCCCGGTGGCGTCCAGCAGGCCACGCGCACGGCCCGGCAGCCCCGGGACGCCGACCTCTCCGAGGTGTACCTGGCGACCTGTGTGTACGCCGTCTACGACTCCGTGACCAGGCGATGTACGTTCGCCAACGCCGGCCATCTGCCGCCGGTCCTGGTCGAGCCCGGCGAGGCGGCGCTGATGCTCGACGTGCCGCCCGGCATGCCGCTCGGCGTGGGCGGGGAGCCGTTCGAGGAGGTGGAGGTCGAACTCCCCGAGGGGGCGCTGCTCGCCCTCTACACGGATGGACTCGTCGAGTCCCGCGACCACCCCCTGGACGAGGGCCTCCAGGCGTTCGTGGGCGCGCTCACGGATCCCTCCCGGCCGCTGGAGGACGTCTGCGACCACGTGCTCAACACGCTCGACACCCACCACGGCGAGGACGACATCGCCCTGCTGATGGCCCGTGTGCAGGGGCTGCCGGCCGAGTCCGTCGGCGACTGGACGCTGCCGCGCGAGCCGCGCAGTGTGGGGCGGGCCCGGGAGTACGCCCGCGGGCAGCTGCTCAGCTGGGACCTGGAGCCGCTGGTCGACACCGCCGAACTGCTGGTGAGCGAGCTGGTGACCAATGCGCTGCGGTACGGCGAGGGGGAGATACGGCTCCGGCTGCTGCTGGACCGGACCCTGGTGTGCGAGGTGTGGGACTCGGGGCTCGTCCAGCCCCGGCGGCGACGGGCCCGCGACACGGACGAGGGCGGCCGGGGTCTGCAACTGGTCGGACTGCTGAGCGCGGCATGGGGATCGCGGCGCACACCCCGGGGCAAGACGGTGTGGTTCGAGCTGCCGCTGCCGGGCGGCGAGACCGGCCTGACCGACCCTGCGGAGGCCCTGCTCAGCCTCTTCTGA
- a CDS encoding ATP-binding protein, giving the protein MCPLTPRKRTWVRSLAWEVIGVIETDGDCAEWSFPAEPGAVRAARAAVRGQLHGWDLDCLADLAALLVSELVTNSLRHATGPIGVRLVRPGGLDGALLVEVSDPLPDPPRERVARLEDENGRGLQLVAGAARRWGTRPGANGKTVWFELALPG; this is encoded by the coding sequence ATGTGCCCATTAACCCCACGAAAACGGACATGGGTGCGCTCGCTGGCCTGGGAAGTGATCGGCGTGATCGAGACCGATGGCGACTGCGCCGAGTGGTCCTTTCCCGCGGAACCGGGAGCAGTGCGCGCCGCACGCGCCGCCGTGCGGGGCCAGTTGCACGGCTGGGACCTCGACTGTCTCGCCGACCTCGCCGCCCTGCTGGTCAGTGAGCTGGTGACCAACTCCCTGCGCCACGCCACCGGACCCATCGGCGTACGGCTGGTGCGTCCCGGCGGGCTCGACGGCGCGCTGCTCGTGGAGGTCTCCGACCCGCTCCCGGACCCGCCGCGCGAGCGTGTCGCCCGCCTCGAGGACGAGAACGGACGCGGTCTGCAACTGGTCGCCGGAGCCGCACGCCGCTGGGGGACCCGTCCCGGCGCGAACGGAAAGACCGTCTGGTTCGAACTGGCGCTGCCCGGGTGA
- a CDS encoding (deoxy)nucleoside triphosphate pyrophosphohydrolase, producing the protein MTPRTERIVVVGAALLDDGRLLAARRSAPAELAGRWELPGGKVEADERPEDALVRELREELGIDAEPVERVPGEWPLRTPYVLQVWTARLRPGSPAPQPLQDHDELRWLTPAEVWDVPWLDQDVAAVREVEALASF; encoded by the coding sequence ATGACGCCGAGGACCGAACGCATCGTGGTGGTGGGAGCCGCCCTGCTCGACGACGGCCGGCTGCTCGCCGCGCGCCGCAGCGCGCCCGCCGAACTGGCCGGACGCTGGGAGCTGCCCGGCGGCAAGGTCGAGGCGGACGAACGCCCCGAGGACGCCCTCGTGCGCGAACTCCGCGAGGAACTCGGCATCGACGCCGAGCCGGTCGAGCGCGTACCGGGGGAGTGGCCGCTGCGGACGCCGTACGTCCTCCAGGTGTGGACCGCCCGCCTCCGCCCCGGCTCCCCGGCCCCCCAACCCCTCCAGGACCACGACGAGCTGCGCTGGCTGACCCCGGCCGAGGTCTGGGACGTGCCGTGGCTCGACCAGGACGTGGCGGCGGTGCGCGAGGTCGAGGCGCTGGCCTCCTTCTAG
- a CDS encoding SPOR domain-containing protein, translated as MSENTVSLPWIVIRQDDNGNRYRVGRYATRAEAQKIADSFDDRGHKQLYWVERIGANGDGTRN; from the coding sequence ATGAGTGAGAACACGGTCTCTCTGCCCTGGATCGTGATACGGCAGGACGACAACGGTAATCGCTACCGCGTCGGACGGTACGCGACACGGGCCGAGGCCCAGAAGATCGCCGACAGCTTCGACGACCGGGGGCACAAGCAGCTCTACTGGGTGGAGCGCATCGGTGCGAACGGGGACGGCACGCGCAACTGA
- a CDS encoding GntR family transcriptional regulator, with protein sequence MTFGEQPAYLRVAGDLRKKIDDGSLPPHTRLPSQARIREEYGVSDTVALEARKVLMAEGLVEGRSGSGTYVRERPVPRRVSRSGYRPSGGATPFRQEQADASVRGTWESSSEQAEAGAAIADRLAIQAGERVMRTRYLFRDGGEPMMLSTSWEPLAVTGRTPVMLPEEGPLGGMGVAERMRAIDVIVDNVTEEVGARPGLAEELHLLGGVPGHVVLVIQRTYFASGRPVETADVVIPADRYRVAYHLPVK encoded by the coding sequence GTGACTTTCGGTGAGCAGCCGGCGTACCTGCGCGTCGCGGGTGATCTCCGCAAGAAGATCGACGACGGTTCACTGCCACCCCACACCCGGCTCCCCTCGCAGGCCCGCATCCGCGAGGAGTACGGCGTCTCGGACACGGTCGCCCTGGAGGCCCGCAAGGTGCTGATGGCCGAGGGGCTGGTCGAGGGCCGCTCCGGCTCGGGGACGTACGTGCGGGAACGGCCCGTGCCCCGGCGGGTGTCCCGCTCCGGCTACCGCCCGTCCGGCGGTGCCACGCCCTTCCGGCAGGAGCAGGCCGACGCCTCGGTGCGCGGCACCTGGGAGTCCAGCAGCGAGCAGGCCGAGGCCGGTGCCGCCATCGCCGACCGGCTCGCGATCCAGGCCGGGGAGCGGGTCATGCGCACCCGCTACCTCTTCCGGGACGGCGGCGAGCCGATGATGCTCTCCACCTCCTGGGAGCCGCTCGCCGTCACCGGCCGCACCCCCGTGATGCTCCCCGAGGAGGGCCCCCTCGGCGGCATGGGCGTGGCCGAGCGCATGCGGGCCATCGACGTCATCGTGGACAACGTCACCGAGGAGGTCGGCGCCCGCCCCGGTCTCGCGGAGGAACTGCACCTGCTCGGCGGTGTTCCGGGGCATGTCGTCCTGGTCATCCAGCGCACCTACTTCGCCTCCGGCCGCCCGGTCGAGACCGCCGACGTGGTGATCCCGGCCGACCGCTACCGGGTCGCGTACCACCTGCCCGTGAAGTGA
- a CDS encoding serpin family protein, whose protein sequence is MTTGTGARGRVGSRAVRAVNGLTARWATTVRDGTVFSAAGVWPLLAFLADGAAGPARSELAEALGLPADQAASAGRELIAGMAALPGVDSAVGLWTGRTLELRPEWEAGLPAGTHGALTGDVPADRGALDTWAAERTGGLVERLPLPVTDRTELVLANALVMRTEWLTPFDEVPLETAYGPWAATERLGLRRSTAVLDRIGVVDAPHGRVTRLTVLGSNALDVHLLLGEEGAAPGRVLGAGVGALAGRPRLPYGAVGPGLTVRRERSTSPRPPTLDVTTAAFDLRASHDLRGSPRLFGLTTAMDTGRGHFPGISGGHPLALDAAEQSATARFGALGFRAASVTAFGAVAGGVPDLRYVTTTVDARFDRPFGFLALHRHSRLVLAAGWVTDPLPFPEDPDEEREDR, encoded by the coding sequence ATGACGACGGGGACAGGCGCGCGGGGCAGGGTGGGCAGCCGGGCCGTCCGGGCGGTGAACGGGCTCACCGCACGTTGGGCGACGACCGTGCGGGACGGCACGGTCTTCTCGGCGGCCGGTGTCTGGCCGCTGCTGGCCTTCCTCGCCGACGGCGCGGCGGGACCGGCACGGTCCGAACTGGCCGAGGCGCTGGGCCTGCCGGCCGATCAGGCGGCTTCCGCGGGGCGGGAGTTGATCGCCGGCATGGCCGCCCTGCCGGGCGTGGACAGCGCCGTGGGGCTGTGGACCGGGCGGACGCTCGAGCTGCGCCCGGAGTGGGAGGCGGGGCTGCCCGCCGGGACGCACGGCGCACTCACCGGGGACGTGCCGGCGGACCGGGGAGCCCTGGACACCTGGGCGGCGGAGCGCACCGGAGGTCTGGTCGAGCGGCTGCCCCTGCCGGTGACGGACAGGACCGAACTGGTGCTGGCGAACGCGCTCGTGATGCGGACCGAGTGGCTGACGCCGTTCGACGAGGTGCCTTTGGAGACGGCGTACGGACCGTGGGCCGCCACCGAACGGCTGGGCCTGCGGCGTTCGACCGCCGTGCTCGACCGGATCGGCGTCGTGGACGCCCCGCACGGCCGGGTGACCCGGCTGACGGTACTGGGAAGCAACGCCCTGGACGTGCACCTGTTGCTCGGCGAGGAGGGGGCGGCCCCGGGCCGGGTGCTGGGAGCGGGCGTCGGCGCCCTCGCCGGGCGGCCGCGGCTGCCCTACGGGGCGGTGGGTCCCGGCCTGACCGTGCGACGGGAACGCAGCACGAGCCCCCGGCCGCCCACGCTCGACGTCACGACGGCCGCCTTCGACCTGCGCGCGAGCCACGATCTGCGGGGATCGCCACGGCTGTTCGGGCTCACGACGGCCATGGACACCGGCCGCGGCCACTTCCCCGGTATCAGCGGCGGCCACCCACTCGCCCTCGATGCGGCGGAGCAGTCGGCCACCGCCAGGTTCGGCGCGCTGGGCTTCAGGGCCGCGTCGGTCACCGCCTTCGGGGCGGTGGCGGGCGGCGTGCCCGACCTCCGGTACGTGACGACGACGGTCGACGCCCGCTTCGACCGCCCCTTCGGCTTCCTCGCCCTGCACCGGCACTCCCGGCTGGTACTGGCGGCGGGCTGGGTGACGGACCCGCTGCCGTTCCCCGAGGACCCGGACGAGGAGCGGGAGGACCGGTAG
- a CDS encoding MarR family winged helix-turn-helix transcriptional regulator encodes MTSMPASERLGSHLKRAEQALNATKTAVLKPAGVTVAQYAALLHLSDKPGISAAALARLCGVTPPTMTTVLKNLQDRGLIARTPHEWHRNVLETRLTDEGRAVLADADARAVRVERALAAEFSAEEREALAALLARCVEVLEDQRP; translated from the coding sequence ATGACCTCCATGCCCGCGTCCGAGCGCCTCGGCTCCCACCTCAAGCGGGCCGAGCAGGCTCTCAACGCGACCAAGACCGCGGTGCTGAAGCCGGCGGGCGTGACGGTCGCCCAGTACGCCGCCCTGCTCCACCTCTCCGACAAGCCGGGCATCTCCGCGGCCGCCCTGGCCCGGCTGTGCGGGGTCACGCCGCCCACCATGACCACGGTCCTGAAGAACCTCCAGGACCGCGGCCTGATCGCGCGCACTCCGCACGAGTGGCACAGGAACGTCCTGGAGACCCGCCTCACCGACGAGGGCCGCGCCGTACTGGCCGACGCCGACGCCCGCGCCGTACGGGTGGAGCGGGCCCTCGCCGCCGAGTTCAGCGCCGAGGAGCGGGAGGCACTGGCCGCTCTCCTCGCCCGCTGTGTCGAAGTCCTGGAGGACCAGCGCCCCTGA
- a CDS encoding SMP-30/gluconolactonase/LRE family protein, protein MSRSIHRRTFLTATTAAALAVAAPGQARAAGPRVSTAFTLPGERAYPEGIALDPRTGDAYVGSFTTGAVYRAAAGSRTAEVYLPAGTDGRTTANGLKVDGRGRLWVIDSTTGVDVYDLRDRTLLARFEVQDGEQRFLNDLTITADGTAYVTDSVRPLLYRVTPAEVSRARGGRAPLTARYDLSAATPPQPGAAYTLNGIVADPSGRLLFTVDMTGGGLYRVAVADGSVRRVTLHGGDLAHGDGLELTGRTLWAAHNATNTLTRWHLSADGTAARLRRTLTDPALQIPTTLAHHRNGLLVVRSQFDKGGPMGPGTPGTPFTVARVTGL, encoded by the coding sequence GTGTCCCGTTCGATCCACCGCCGCACGTTCCTCACCGCCACCACGGCCGCCGCGCTGGCCGTCGCCGCCCCCGGGCAAGCCCGGGCGGCCGGGCCGCGCGTCTCCACGGCCTTCACCCTCCCCGGCGAGCGCGCCTACCCCGAGGGCATCGCCCTCGACCCGCGCACCGGAGACGCGTACGTCGGCTCGTTCACCACCGGCGCGGTCTACCGCGCCGCCGCCGGGAGCCGCACAGCCGAGGTGTACCTCCCCGCGGGCACCGACGGCCGGACCACCGCCAACGGCCTGAAGGTCGACGGAAGGGGCCGCCTGTGGGTCATCGACTCCACCACCGGCGTCGACGTGTACGACCTGCGGGACCGCACTCTGCTGGCCCGATTCGAGGTCCAGGACGGCGAGCAGCGCTTCCTGAACGACCTCACGATCACCGCCGACGGCACGGCGTACGTCACCGACAGCGTCCGTCCGCTCCTGTACCGCGTCACCCCGGCCGAGGTGAGCCGCGCCCGCGGCGGCCGCGCCCCCCTCACCGCGCGCTACGACCTGAGCGCGGCCACGCCCCCGCAGCCCGGCGCGGCCTACACCTTGAACGGCATCGTCGCCGACCCGTCCGGACGCCTGCTCTTCACCGTCGACATGACCGGCGGCGGCCTGTACCGGGTCGCCGTGGCCGACGGATCGGTGCGCCGGGTCACCCTGCACGGCGGCGACCTGGCGCACGGCGACGGCCTGGAACTGACGGGCCGCACCCTGTGGGCCGCGCACAACGCGACCAACACCCTGACCCGCTGGCACCTGTCGGCGGACGGCACCGCGGCCCGCCTCCGGCGCACCCTGACCGACCCCGCCCTGCAGATTCCGACCACGCTGGCCCACCACCGCAACGGCCTGCTGGTGGTCCGCTCCCAGTTCGACAAGGGCGGCCCGATGGGCCCGGGCACCCCCGGGACCCCCTTCACGGTGGCCCGGGTGACGGGGCTGTGA
- the ychF gene encoding redox-regulated ATPase YchF — translation MSLTIGIVGLPNVGKSTLFNALTKNDVLAANYPFATIEPNVGVVGVPDARLAQLASIFKSERILPATVDFVDIAGIVRGASEGEGLGNKFLANIRESDAICQVIRAFKDENVVHVDGKVSPKDDIETINTELILADLQTIEKVLPRLQKESRIKKDVAPKVKAVEEAKEILEKGDTLFAHGIVQGTERNELLHDLHLLTTKPFLYVFNVDEDELVDEDFKNEQRALVAPAEAIFLNAKLEQDLAELDEEDALELLESVGAEEPGLATLARVGFNTLGLQTYLTAGPKESRAWTIKKGATAPEAAGVIHTDFQKGFIKAEVISFGDLVDAGSVAEARAKGKARMEGKEYVMQDGDVVEFRFNV, via the coding sequence GTGTCGCTCACGATCGGAATCGTCGGTCTGCCGAATGTCGGCAAGTCGACCCTGTTCAACGCCCTGACCAAGAACGACGTGCTGGCGGCCAACTACCCGTTCGCCACGATCGAGCCGAACGTCGGCGTCGTCGGTGTGCCCGACGCCCGTCTCGCCCAGCTGGCCTCGATCTTCAAGTCGGAGCGCATCCTTCCGGCCACGGTCGACTTCGTGGACATCGCCGGCATCGTGCGTGGCGCGTCCGAGGGTGAGGGTCTGGGCAACAAGTTCCTCGCGAACATCCGTGAGTCCGACGCGATCTGCCAGGTCATCCGCGCCTTCAAGGACGAGAACGTCGTCCACGTCGACGGCAAGGTCTCGCCGAAGGACGACATCGAGACGATCAACACCGAGCTGATCCTCGCCGACCTCCAGACCATCGAGAAGGTCCTGCCCCGGCTCCAGAAGGAGTCGCGGATCAAGAAGGACGTCGCGCCCAAGGTCAAGGCCGTCGAGGAGGCCAAGGAGATCCTGGAGAAGGGCGACACGCTCTTCGCGCACGGCATCGTCCAGGGCACCGAGCGCAACGAGCTGCTGCACGACCTGCACCTGCTCACCACCAAGCCGTTCCTCTACGTCTTCAACGTCGACGAGGACGAACTGGTCGACGAGGACTTCAAGAACGAGCAGCGCGCCCTGGTCGCCCCCGCCGAGGCGATCTTCCTCAACGCCAAGCTGGAGCAGGACCTCGCCGAGCTGGACGAGGAGGACGCCCTGGAGCTGCTGGAGTCGGTGGGCGCCGAGGAGCCCGGCCTCGCCACCCTGGCCCGCGTCGGCTTCAACACCCTGGGACTGCAGACCTATCTGACGGCCGGCCCCAAGGAGTCCCGCGCCTGGACCATCAAGAAGGGCGCGACGGCCCCCGAGGCGGCCGGTGTCATCCACACCGACTTCCAGAAGGGCTTCATCAAGGCCGAGGTCATCTCCTTCGGCGACCTGGTCGACGCCGGCTCGGTGGCCGAGGCCCGCGCCAAGGGCAAGGCGCGCATGGAGGGCAAGGAGTACGTCATGCAGGACGGCGACGTGGTGGAGTTCCGCTTCAACGTGTAG
- a CDS encoding DUF6542 domain-containing protein, translated as MEQHRTRPPNDGRRRGTPHGSLPSQAGRRSGGARPGRAERPSRQVRGARQAPRGPGLPDLRLTGLGSGLFCGAATFLLGCLDWLVFDGSLTLYGVLFLPVCVLTALWVREGDVLSAPVVVPIAFVVGLLPVADGDGGLTGRMVGLATGLATQAGWLYGGTLVAGVIVLARRVRWVRRRRRRG; from the coding sequence GTGGAGCAACACAGAACGCGACCCCCGAACGACGGAAGGCGACGTGGCACGCCGCACGGCTCTCTGCCGTCGCAGGCCGGACGCCGGTCCGGCGGAGCACGGCCCGGACGGGCGGAACGGCCGTCACGACAGGTCCGGGGCGCCCGGCAGGCGCCACGGGGTCCGGGGCTGCCGGACCTCCGGCTCACCGGCCTCGGCAGCGGTCTGTTCTGCGGCGCGGCGACGTTCCTGCTCGGCTGCCTGGACTGGTTGGTGTTCGACGGATCCCTGACCCTGTACGGGGTGCTGTTCCTGCCGGTGTGCGTGCTGACCGCGCTCTGGGTGCGCGAGGGGGACGTGTTGTCCGCGCCCGTGGTCGTACCGATCGCGTTCGTCGTGGGGCTGCTCCCCGTCGCCGACGGCGACGGGGGACTGACCGGCCGCATGGTGGGGCTGGCCACCGGCCTCGCCACCCAGGCCGGCTGGCTGTACGGGGGGACGCTCGTGGCGGGGGTGATCGTGCTCGCCCGCCGGGTGCGGTGGGTACGGCGGCGCCGGCGGCGGGGCTGA
- the ppgK gene encoding polyphosphate--glucose phosphotransferase: MQIFGVDIGGSGIKGAPVDLDGGTLAQERCKVLTPHPATPDGVADGVKQVIDHFGWTGPVGLTFPGVVTGGATVRTAANVDKSWIDTDARALFGGMLGGLPVTVVNDADAAGVAEMQFGAGRDRRGTVILLTFGTGIGSAVFVDGVLVPNTELGHLELNGHDAETRASSKAKDDHDLSWQQWAHRVQKYLAHVEMLFSPELFIIGGGVSRKSDKFLHLIEGIEAEIVPAQLQNNAGIVGAAMRAAQEGRGRQGRG; this comes from the coding sequence ATGCAGATCTTCGGCGTGGACATCGGTGGATCCGGGATCAAGGGCGCCCCTGTGGACCTGGACGGGGGCACCCTGGCCCAGGAGCGCTGCAAGGTGCTCACCCCGCATCCGGCGACGCCCGACGGCGTGGCCGACGGGGTCAAGCAGGTCATCGACCACTTCGGCTGGACCGGCCCCGTCGGGCTGACCTTCCCCGGAGTGGTCACCGGCGGAGCCACGGTCCGCACGGCGGCGAACGTCGACAAGAGCTGGATCGACACCGACGCGCGCGCCCTGTTCGGCGGCATGCTCGGCGGCCTGCCGGTGACCGTGGTCAACGACGCCGACGCGGCGGGCGTCGCCGAGATGCAGTTCGGCGCCGGGCGGGACCGCCGGGGCACGGTCATCCTGCTCACCTTCGGCACCGGCATCGGCAGCGCCGTCTTCGTGGACGGCGTCCTCGTGCCGAACACGGAGCTGGGCCACCTGGAGCTGAACGGCCACGACGCGGAGACGCGCGCCTCCAGCAAGGCCAAGGACGACCACGACCTGAGCTGGCAGCAGTGGGCGCACCGCGTCCAGAAGTACCTCGCGCACGTCGAGATGCTGTTCTCGCCGGAGCTGTTCATCATCGGCGGCGGGGTCAGCCGCAAGTCCGACAAGTTCCTGCACCTCATCGAGGGCATCGAGGCCGAGATCGTCCCCGCGCAGCTGCAGAACAACGCGGGGATCGTGGGGGCGGCGATGAGAGCGGCCCAGGAGGGCCGGGGCCGGCAGGGCCGGGGCTAG